In Hermetia illucens chromosome 1, iHerIll2.2.curated.20191125, whole genome shotgun sequence, one genomic interval encodes:
- the LOC119646741 gene encoding glutathione S-transferase 1-like encodes MAPLILYHFPPSAPSRAALLAIRNLNLDVEVKEVNLFQKEQINPEFIKINPQHCVPTMDDDGFVLWESRAIAQYLVESKAPDSGLYPSDIQERALTNQRLYFDLGTLYTRIRAICYPVLFLGETTIPEDKKKQLQEAFEWLNGFLEGRKWVAGDNLTIADLSILASIASIIHVGADISEYKNLAAWYENCKSLPGFEENDEGAKVFGGAVKGKLKEGF; translated from the exons ATGGCTCCACTTATACTCTATCACTTCCCGCCAAGCGCTCCATCACGGGCTGCACTGTTAGCTATCCGAAACCTTAATCTAGATGTCGAA GTGAAAGAAGTCAATCTTTTCCAAAAAGAGCAAATCAACCctgaattcattaaaattaatcccCAACATTGTGTACCAACGATGGATGATGATGGCTTCGTATTATGGGAATCACGTGCAATCGCTCAATATTTAGTCGAATCTAAGGCTCCAGACAGTGGCTTATATCCGAGTGACATCCAGGAGCGCGCTTTGACAAACCAACGATTATATTTCGACCTGGGAACATTATATACTCGTATCCGAGCTATTTGT TACCCAGTTTTATTCTTAGGTGAGACGACCATACCAGAAGACAAAAAGAAGCAGCTTCAAGAAGCGTTTGAGTGGCTCAATGGATTTTTGGAGGGTCGAAAATGGGTTGCGGGTGATAATCTGACTATTGCTGATTTGAGTATTCTAGCATCCATCGCGTCAATTATT caCGTTGGAGCTGACATCAGTGAATACAAAAATTTGGCAGCATGGTACGAAAATTGCAAGAGTTTGCCTGGATTTGAAGAAAATGATGAAGGGGCAAAAGTCTTTGGTGGAGCAgtcaaaggaaaattgaaagaggGATTCTAA